GGTACCACCATCAATATGGATGGAACCGCCCTATACCAAGGTGTGACTGCACTGTTTGTTGCCCAAGCATTTGGTATCGACCTTAGCTGGGTGGATTACATCACGATTATCCTCACCGCGACGTTAGCCTCAATTGGAACCGCGGGTGTTCCCGGTGCAGGTTTAGTGATGCTAACACTGGTGTTAACCACGGTTGGTTTGCCATTAGAGGGGGTGGCGTTAATTGCAGGTATTGACCGTATACTTGATATGGCCCGCACCGTGGTGAATGTCTCTGGTGACTTAGTCGCAACCACTGTGATTGCCAAATCAGAAGGCGAACTCAACATCGAACATTATAATGCCGGCGCGGAAGAGAGTGCAGAAATTGCTGAGAAGCTAAAGTCATAGTCGCTAAGTAATAATAAAAAACCGCCTATTTAGGCGGTTTTTTTGTTATTGGGTTTTAGTCGTTAATACGAGCGACGAATAGTTATTTTTTACTGAGTATTAATAGCGTTTTATTGTCCGTATCTTGCAGCAGTAGTTTGCCTTTGCTGAGCTTGCCTTGGCTGATATCAGGCATCGCCTGCATAACGCGTTGCTCTTGTGCCATTAAGGCATCAACACAGGCTTTCATGGTGCTACCCGCGGGTTGAAGCTGCAACGATTGACCCGATAAAACATAACTTCCAAAGAAATTATTACAGCTATTGTTGCCCGTTAATTTACCTTCTGCTTCGAAAGTCAGTTGAGCTGGGCTATAGTCGATAACAGGTTGACCGTTTGCAACTTCAATATGCCATGTCCCCTCAATAGCTAAATCCTCGATTTGGACTTGCTGAGTTGACTGGCATGCGGATAAACCTAGTAGCAAACCAGCTACGATAAGGGATTGTTTTATCATTTTACGGATCCAAAGTGATTAATATCGATATGTTGTAAGTATTTTAGCTCAAAACCAACTGAAATAAGGCGATTGTTAGTGCAAAAAAATGTAATTAATTACCTCAAAATGCTGCATTGGGTCGGACTAAGTATGCTGTTATGCGGCATCGGGCTATTTTTCTTTACGGAAATGCAGCAACAAGTAACAGGAATAACGATTATTGCCAGTTTAGCGGGTTTAGGGATGGTGATGATGTCTCCCTTTCCCATTGCGTTGTTTCTACAATGGGCGAAGGATCAAACACCTGATCAATAGGGCTTGGTGACTAAAGACTGGCGACGCAGTTCGAGATCGTCCTCGGCAGCTTGTTGCATCGGTATTAGAGACTGCTGTGCATCGGGTGTAAAAAAGCTTTTACCGACGACGATACTTAACTTTCCAGCTTCTCTAGTGATCTGTTTTCGCAGACGAATAATGAGGGTCTCTAAATTCGGTTCACTGTCGACAAAAGCTAAAATGATGAACTTATTCTCCTCGATACGGGCTGACATGTCAGCTTCTCGTAAGCTCTCTGCAATAATGCGTGCCAATAATCGTGCTTTTTGCGATACCGATAGCGGAGCATTACGCATCAGTGGACTGTCGATCATTTCAATGATGATGATCCCAGCATGTGAG
This window of the Shewanella sp. Choline-02u-19 genome carries:
- a CDS encoding META domain-containing protein, encoding MIKQSLIVAGLLLGLSACQSTQQVQIEDLAIEGTWHIEVANGQPVIDYSPAQLTFEAEGKLTGNNSCNNFFGSYVLSGQSLQLQPAGSTMKACVDALMAQEQRVMQAMPDISQGKLSKGKLLLQDTDNKTLLILSKK